The following coding sequences are from one Limnobacter sp. SAORIC-580 window:
- a CDS encoding ABC transporter ATP-binding protein, with the protein MTTEHKIFSKDLIPNEKAAAFLQVEGLVKSYAPADTSVPPVFEAVNFDIQKGEFVCIIGHSGCGKSTILNILAGLDEATQGYVIMNGKEVVGPSLDRGVVFQSHALMPWMTALKNVEFGVRSRWPEKSPEEISEHAMKYLDMVGLGKAANKKPHELSGGMKQRVGIARAFAIQPQMLLLDEPFGALDALTRGTIQDELLQIVKATGQTVFMITHDVDEAILLADKVMLMSHGPRARIAEIVENTMPRERTRSTVHHDPQYYAIRNHLVDFLVNRAAPAPSTEPDSNKLNAELHQQPTVVRPGLKALSNTKISTETTPPLNLIQRSAP; encoded by the coding sequence ATGACGACTGAACACAAGATATTCAGCAAAGACCTGATACCCAATGAAAAAGCCGCCGCCTTCTTGCAAGTGGAAGGTTTGGTGAAAAGCTATGCGCCTGCCGATACCTCGGTTCCACCTGTGTTCGAGGCCGTGAACTTCGACATTCAGAAAGGCGAGTTTGTTTGCATCATCGGCCATTCGGGTTGTGGCAAAAGCACGATTCTGAACATTCTGGCCGGGCTGGATGAAGCCACGCAAGGCTATGTGATCATGAATGGCAAGGAAGTGGTGGGCCCTTCGCTGGACCGTGGTGTGGTGTTTCAAAGCCACGCGCTAATGCCCTGGATGACAGCGTTGAAAAACGTGGAGTTTGGTGTGCGTTCACGTTGGCCTGAAAAGTCGCCGGAGGAAATCAGTGAACACGCCATGAAGTATCTGGACATGGTGGGTTTGGGTAAAGCCGCAAACAAAAAGCCGCATGAACTTTCTGGCGGCATGAAACAGCGAGTGGGCATTGCCCGTGCGTTTGCCATTCAACCGCAAATGCTGTTGCTGGACGAGCCCTTTGGCGCGCTGGATGCGCTGACCCGAGGCACGATTCAAGACGAGTTGCTGCAAATTGTGAAGGCCACCGGGCAAACCGTGTTCATGATTACGCACGATGTGGATGAGGCTATTTTACTGGCCGACAAAGTGATGCTGATGAGCCACGGCCCGCGCGCGCGCATTGCTGAAATAGTTGAAAACACCATGCCGCGTGAACGCACCCGAAGCACCGTGCACCATGATCCGCAGTACTACGCCATTCGCAACCACCTGGTTGATTTTCTGGTGAACCGCGCAGCACCTGCACCCAGTACAGAGCCAGACAGCAACAAGCTGAATGCTGAGCTACACCAACAACCCACGGTGGTTCGCCCAGGCCTGAAGGCCTTGAGCAACACGAAAATTAGCACCGAGACAACACCCCCACTAAATTTGATTCAAAGGAGTGCACCATGA
- the cynS gene encoding cyanase — MKRTDVTEMIVLAKRKKKCTWDDCAKVLGQSKEWSTAALLGQMTLTEEQAKKIGEYLALPPEAVDCLQVVPYKGSLPTAVPTDPLIYRFYELISVYGTTFKELIHEEFGDGIMSAIDFKMDLQREPNPMGDRVSINMSGKFLPYKTY; from the coding sequence ATGAAACGAACCGACGTAACCGAGATGATTGTATTGGCCAAGCGCAAGAAAAAATGCACTTGGGACGACTGCGCCAAAGTACTGGGCCAGTCCAAGGAATGGAGCACAGCTGCGTTGTTGGGCCAGATGACACTGACCGAAGAACAAGCCAAGAAAATTGGTGAGTATTTGGCCTTGCCACCCGAGGCGGTTGATTGCCTGCAGGTTGTGCCTTACAAGGGATCGCTGCCCACCGCTGTGCCTACCGACCCCTTGATTTATCGCTTTTATGAATTGATCAGTGTGTACGGCACAACGTTCAAGGAACTCATTCATGAAGAGTTTGGTGACGGCATCATGAGTGCCATCGACTTCAAAATGGATTTGCAGCGTGAGCCCAACCCCATGGGTGACCGCGTCAGCATCAATATGAGCGGCAAATTCCTGCCCTACAAAACCTATTGA
- a CDS encoding FKBP-type peptidyl-prolyl cis-trans isomerase: MTDSTNNAAAGDELVLPSGVKLTFKKRGTGTQKPTPNSIVEVHYEGTFLDGRVFDSSIKRNEKISFPLNRVIPAWTQALCEMVVGDRAIVFCPSDTAYGARGAGPIPGNTDLVFDVELFDIR, encoded by the coding sequence GTGACTGATTCAACCAACAACGCCGCCGCTGGCGACGAACTCGTACTGCCATCTGGCGTGAAGCTGACTTTCAAAAAGCGCGGCACCGGTACACAAAAGCCAACACCGAATTCAATCGTGGAAGTGCACTATGAAGGCACCTTTCTGGATGGTCGTGTGTTCGATAGTTCAATTAAGCGCAACGAGAAAATCTCTTTCCCGCTGAACCGCGTGATTCCAGCCTGGACCCAGGCTTTGTGCGAAATGGTGGTGGGTGATCGGGCAATCGTGTTCTGTCCATCTGATACCGCATATGGCGCGCGTGGTGCAGGTCCAATTCCGGGTAATACCGATTTGGTGTTTGATGTGGAGTTGTTCGACATCCGCTGA
- a CDS encoding TVP38/TMEM64 family protein, with protein MPQAVQQHWKKTTLLLLAAVLLLVWLSADVSLQDMLAAQRELAMHFMDNPTLVTLIYFAVFVLLTALCLPGAGVLMLVGGGCMGFGLCMVVSTAASALGALLTMLFARHFFRSSVESRFSNKLNEINKGIEKNEVAYLLSLRLAPIIPFVAFNLLAGLTRVKPWTFLWTSFLGMLPGTMLYVNAGNELAKVNRLEELISLEVVISLAALALVPFLIQWGTRQFQLRKAA; from the coding sequence ATGCCACAGGCTGTTCAACAACACTGGAAGAAAACAACACTGCTGCTGCTTGCGGCCGTGTTGCTTTTGGTGTGGCTGAGTGCGGATGTGTCGCTGCAGGACATGCTGGCTGCGCAGCGCGAATTGGCCATGCACTTTATGGACAACCCAACGCTGGTCACCTTGATTTACTTCGCTGTGTTTGTGCTGCTCACAGCACTGTGCCTGCCGGGTGCAGGCGTATTGATGTTGGTGGGTGGGGGTTGCATGGGCTTTGGCCTGTGCATGGTGGTGTCAACCGCTGCCTCAGCTTTGGGTGCCTTGCTCACCATGCTGTTTGCGCGGCACTTCTTTCGATCCTCAGTTGAAAGCCGGTTTTCCAACAAGCTGAACGAGATTAACAAGGGGATCGAAAAAAACGAAGTAGCCTACCTGCTCAGTCTTCGCCTGGCACCCATCATTCCTTTTGTTGCATTCAATTTGCTGGCTGGCCTGACCCGAGTAAAGCCGTGGACATTTCTATGGACCAGTTTTCTGGGCATGCTGCCCGGCACCATGCTGTATGTGAATGCGGGCAATGAGCTGGCCAAGGTGAACCGGCTGGAAGAATTAATTTCACTGGAAGTGGTTATTTCTCTGGCCGCACTGGCTTTGGTGCCGTTCCTCATTCAGTGGGGAACTCGGCAATTTCAGCTGCGCAAGGCGGCTTGA
- the selD gene encoding selenide, water dikinase SelD, whose amino-acid sequence MQTSDQPILRDIVLVGGGHSHVGVLRMFGMKPWPGVRLTLICTDIHTPYSGMLPGYIAGHYSYDDVHIDLGRLCAFAGARLFKDEVVGIDRANQKVICKNRPPVAYDALSINIGSTPQVQLVPGALENAVPVKPIARFNQRWVNLLDRVKTHAGKTTIAVVGGGAGGVELALAMQFRLRNELSTMGRNPDELEFHLFTADADVLPTHNPGVRARFEKVLNERGVVLHRDAEVVQLDGHTLQTRQGERLHADEIMWVTQAGGAAWLKNTDLELDSRGFINVGPTLQTTRDAKIFAAGDIANLTSTPLEKAGVFAVRMGKPLTKNLHLFVQGADLLEYRPQKTWLALISTGDKYAVASKGSLGFAGAWVWQWKDWIDRRFMAKFSDFPDMDPNAKPTAGNSTPNLALTQEESLQAISAIAMRCGGCGAKVGSTVLSRALGNLKPVDREDVLVGLHAPDDAAIVKVPPGKAMVHTVDFFRAFVDDPYIFGKVAANHALGDVFAMGGEAQSATAVVTVPPGLESKVEELLFQMMSGAVEVLNEAGCALVGGHTGEGRELALGFAINGLVDENLDGVMIKGGMRPGDAILLTKPIGTGTLFAALPQLKTKGRWIDAALESMVKSNRLGAQCLREYGSKACTDLTGFGLLGHLVEMTRPSEVDAELDLSALPLLDGALDMVSAGIVSSLQPANVRLRRAIRNQAEYVNDPRYPLIFDPQTAGGLLATVPGEQAEACVAALKKLGYEHTAIIGRILPQGEAIEPIVLKG is encoded by the coding sequence ATGCAAACATCTGACCAACCCATCCTTCGTGACATTGTGCTGGTAGGCGGCGGCCACAGCCATGTGGGTGTGCTGCGCATGTTTGGCATGAAGCCTTGGCCCGGCGTGCGCCTTACCCTGATTTGTACCGATATCCACACCCCCTATTCCGGCATGCTGCCCGGCTACATTGCGGGCCACTACAGCTATGACGATGTGCACATTGACCTGGGCCGCCTGTGCGCCTTTGCAGGTGCACGCCTGTTCAAAGACGAAGTGGTGGGCATTGACCGAGCCAATCAAAAAGTAATTTGCAAGAATCGCCCGCCAGTGGCTTACGATGCGCTGTCCATCAACATTGGCAGCACACCGCAGGTGCAATTGGTGCCCGGCGCGTTGGAAAATGCAGTGCCCGTGAAACCGATTGCTCGATTCAATCAGCGCTGGGTTAACTTGCTGGACCGAGTAAAAACCCATGCCGGCAAAACCACCATCGCCGTGGTGGGTGGCGGTGCTGGTGGCGTTGAACTGGCGTTGGCCATGCAATTCCGCTTGCGCAATGAACTGAGCACCATGGGCCGCAACCCGGATGAGCTTGAATTTCACTTGTTCACCGCCGATGCGGATGTGTTGCCCACCCACAACCCCGGCGTGCGTGCTAGGTTCGAGAAAGTATTGAATGAACGTGGTGTGGTGCTTCACCGCGACGCGGAAGTGGTGCAACTGGATGGCCACACCCTGCAAACCAGGCAGGGCGAGCGCCTGCATGCCGACGAAATTATGTGGGTGACGCAGGCTGGTGGCGCGGCCTGGCTAAAGAACACCGACCTTGAACTCGATTCACGTGGCTTCATCAATGTGGGCCCCACCCTGCAAACCACACGTGACGCCAAAATTTTTGCAGCAGGCGACATTGCGAACTTGACCAGTACACCGCTTGAAAAAGCCGGTGTATTCGCTGTGCGCATGGGCAAACCCCTGACCAAGAATTTGCACCTGTTTGTACAGGGTGCCGACCTGCTGGAATACCGCCCCCAGAAAACCTGGTTGGCTTTGATCAGCACAGGCGACAAATACGCAGTGGCCTCCAAAGGTTCACTGGGCTTTGCAGGCGCTTGGGTGTGGCAGTGGAAAGACTGGATTGACCGTCGCTTCATGGCGAAATTCAGTGACTTTCCAGACATGGACCCCAACGCAAAACCAACTGCTGGCAACAGTACACCGAATTTGGCACTGACGCAGGAAGAAAGCCTGCAGGCCATTTCTGCGATTGCCATGCGCTGTGGCGGCTGCGGTGCCAAGGTTGGCTCCACAGTTTTATCTCGCGCACTCGGTAACCTAAAACCGGTGGATCGCGAAGATGTATTGGTGGGGCTGCACGCCCCTGACGATGCGGCGATCGTGAAAGTGCCACCCGGCAAAGCCATGGTGCACACAGTCGACTTCTTCCGGGCCTTTGTGGACGACCCCTATATATTCGGGAAGGTTGCTGCCAACCACGCTCTGGGCGATGTGTTTGCAATGGGCGGCGAGGCGCAATCAGCCACGGCCGTGGTCACTGTGCCGCCGGGGCTTGAATCGAAAGTAGAGGAACTGCTGTTTCAAATGATGAGCGGTGCAGTGGAAGTACTGAATGAAGCAGGCTGCGCATTGGTGGGTGGCCACACCGGAGAAGGCCGCGAGTTGGCTTTGGGTTTTGCCATCAATGGTTTGGTGGATGAAAACCTGGACGGCGTGATGATCAAGGGTGGCATGCGCCCTGGCGATGCAATTTTGCTGACCAAACCAATTGGCACCGGCACCCTGTTCGCCGCCCTGCCGCAGTTGAAAACCAAAGGCCGCTGGATTGATGCTGCGCTGGAATCGATGGTGAAAAGCAACCGATTGGGCGCACAATGCCTGCGTGAATATGGATCAAAGGCCTGCACTGACCTGACCGGTTTCGGGCTGTTGGGCCACTTGGTGGAAATGACCCGCCCTTCCGAGGTGGATGCCGAACTTGATTTAAGCGCCTTGCCCCTGCTGGACGGTGCGCTTGACATGGTCAGCGCAGGAATTGTGAGCTCTCTGCAACCCGCGAACGTGCGCTTGCGCCGAGCCATTCGAAATCAGGCTGAGTATGTGAATGACCCGCGCTACCCACTGATTTTCGATCCGCAAACCGCAGGTGGTTTGCTGGCCACAGTGCCTGGCGAGCAAGCCGAGGCCTGTGTGGCTGCATTGAAGAAACTGGGCTATGAACACACCGCCATTATTGGCCGCATACTGCCGCAAGGCGAAGCCATTGAGCCGATTGTATTGAAGGGTTGA
- the senB gene encoding selenoneine biosynthesis selenosugar synthase SenB, with amino-acid sequence MIKPSVVIVSPALADSNNGNWQTARRWQLFLSGHFNVRIVKHWENTPATQRDVAMIALHARRSADSIAAWAQSRGNHAHGSPGLVLALTGTDLYRDIETDETAQKSLELARHLIVLQEKGTEKLSEDLQEKTSVIFQSTTSRKTLPKPKRRLKVVMVGHLRDEKMPQTLMEAAVLLRGYPDIYIDHIGGPLDPELAQAAEETMQACPNYRWLGNQPHGATRARIQRAHVLVHASKMEGGAHVIMEAVCSGTPVVASYIDGNIGMLGAAYPGYFPLGNSHALANVLTQLQEDIVNPKPLPPGKSSMYTKLKSQCAERAKLFAPENEQNRLIALVQRAVQNNNEANPQEVQHANI; translated from the coding sequence TTGATTAAACCGTCCGTCGTCATCGTAAGCCCCGCTCTTGCCGATTCAAATAACGGCAACTGGCAAACCGCCCGCCGCTGGCAATTGTTTTTATCCGGGCATTTTAATGTGCGCATTGTGAAGCATTGGGAAAACACGCCAGCCACACAACGCGACGTTGCAATGATCGCACTGCATGCGCGGCGTTCTGCCGACTCAATTGCGGCTTGGGCGCAAAGCCGCGGCAACCATGCACACGGAAGCCCCGGGCTAGTGTTGGCACTGACAGGCACCGACCTGTACCGCGACATTGAAACTGATGAAACCGCGCAAAAGTCGCTGGAGTTGGCGCGGCATTTGATCGTGCTGCAAGAAAAAGGCACCGAGAAACTTAGCGAGGACCTGCAAGAAAAAACATCGGTGATTTTTCAATCAACCACCTCACGCAAAACCTTGCCCAAACCCAAACGCCGATTGAAGGTGGTGATGGTGGGGCATTTGCGCGATGAAAAAATGCCGCAAACCCTGATGGAAGCAGCAGTGCTGCTGCGGGGCTACCCTGATATTTACATCGACCACATTGGTGGGCCCTTAGACCCTGAATTGGCCCAGGCTGCTGAAGAAACCATGCAGGCCTGCCCCAATTACCGCTGGCTGGGCAATCAGCCCCACGGTGCAACCCGAGCACGCATTCAACGCGCCCATGTACTGGTTCACGCCAGCAAAATGGAGGGGGGAGCACATGTGATCATGGAGGCCGTGTGCAGCGGCACCCCTGTGGTGGCCAGTTATATTGATGGGAATATCGGCATGCTGGGTGCTGCCTACCCGGGTTATTTCCCTTTGGGCAACTCGCATGCACTGGCCAATGTGCTAACCCAGTTGCAAGAAGACATTGTGAATCCGAAACCCTTGCCACCGGGTAAATCCAGTATGTACACCAAATTGAAAAGCCAATGCGCCGAGCGGGCCAAATTATTTGCCCCGGAAAACGAACAAAACCGGTTAATTGCACTCGTACAACGAGCAGTTCAAAACAACAACGAAGCCAACCCACAAGAAGTACAGCATGCAAACATCTGA
- a CDS encoding methyltransferase: MHSAHEYPVIQWTKGDETFSARWQSERNLAVPGKVMLADDTLTADMAYRLACEGNVFLWQSDFQNARQLMQALVRRVDKNAEHKKSKAAKSGKADVEYPQKFHLYRQAQAQRARILGSILIPFNADYSIPLRRAPDVLAACTEAWGEPPVDGPMIVTSLREMMGVVGAHEWRKKGVDVPALGDPPSNRIHPYYGVFSPVRGEYVDLVLKAPLPKACEVNGSAVDVGTGTGVLAAVLAQRWLSNIVATDNDPRALECAQFNIQNLGMGKQVKVVQADLFPDSKADLIVCNPPWLPGKPTSPIERAIYDENSGMLKAYLAGLAAHLNVGGEGWLILSDLAEHLKLRTREELLGWIELAGLKVLGRTDAKPKHGKAFDASDALFDARSEEVTSLWRLAAA, encoded by the coding sequence ATGCACTCAGCCCACGAATACCCTGTAATCCAATGGACCAAAGGCGATGAAACCTTTAGTGCGCGCTGGCAGTCGGAGCGCAATTTGGCGGTGCCGGGCAAAGTGATGTTGGCCGACGACACACTGACTGCCGACATGGCTTATCGCCTGGCCTGTGAGGGCAATGTGTTTTTGTGGCAAAGCGATTTTCAGAATGCCCGCCAACTGATGCAGGCCTTGGTGCGCCGGGTAGACAAAAACGCGGAACACAAAAAAAGCAAAGCTGCCAAGTCAGGCAAGGCCGATGTGGAGTATCCGCAAAAGTTTCACCTGTACCGTCAGGCGCAAGCCCAACGCGCGCGAATTCTGGGTTCCATCCTGATCCCGTTCAACGCCGATTACAGCATTCCACTGCGCCGTGCGCCCGATGTGCTGGCAGCCTGCACGGAAGCATGGGGTGAGCCCCCAGTGGATGGCCCGATGATTGTGACTTCGCTGCGCGAGATGATGGGCGTGGTGGGTGCGCATGAATGGCGCAAGAAGGGCGTGGATGTACCCGCTCTTGGCGACCCGCCCAGCAACCGCATTCACCCGTACTACGGGGTTTTTTCGCCTGTGCGCGGCGAGTATGTTGATTTGGTGCTGAAAGCGCCTTTGCCCAAAGCCTGTGAGGTCAACGGTTCGGCGGTGGATGTGGGTACGGGCACCGGTGTGTTGGCAGCGGTGCTGGCCCAGCGCTGGTTGAGCAATATTGTGGCCACCGACAACGACCCACGCGCACTGGAATGTGCGCAATTCAATATCCAGAATTTGGGCATGGGCAAGCAGGTGAAAGTGGTGCAGGCAGACTTGTTTCCCGACAGCAAAGCCGACCTGATTGTGTGCAACCCGCCTTGGTTGCCGGGCAAACCGACTTCACCGATTGAACGTGCCATTTACGATGAAAACAGCGGCATGCTGAAAGCTTACCTTGCTGGCCTGGCTGCGCATTTGAATGTGGGCGGAGAAGGTTGGTTGATCTTGTCGGATTTGGCCGAGCATTTAAAGTTGCGCACGCGGGAAGAGTTGCTGGGCTGGATTGAGCTGGCGGGCTTGAAAGTACTGGGCCGCACAGATGCAAAGCCCAAGCATGGCAAGGCCTTTGATGCCAGTGATGCGCTGTTTGATGCACGGTCGGAGGAAGTGACCAGTTTGTGGCGACTTGCTGCCGCGTGA
- the egtD gene encoding L-histidine N(alpha)-methyltransferase gives MNPTPQFIQIYQGQAEHIREELLSGLRASKAHTSPKYLYDELGSKLFEAITCIPEYYPTRTEALIFASHGHDMARQVPKGSVFIDLGAGNCEKAARLFNVFHPARYVAVDISVDFLKGSLECLQRQFPELEMAGVGLDFSSELNLPAGLALNPSQPRIMFYPGSSIGNFTPEEALLFLKQVHAVCATATGGGLLIGVDLVKSKSVLEAAYDDALGVTAAFNRNMLLHFNTLAGTNFQLEDWKHIGLYNTELNRIEMHLEALRDVVVTWEGGERQFVEGERIHTENSYKWTLTGFEDLLKRAGFGACKAYTDPEQKFAVFWAQA, from the coding sequence ATGAACCCAACACCGCAATTCATACAGATTTATCAAGGCCAGGCCGAGCACATTCGAGAAGAATTGCTCAGTGGCCTGCGTGCCAGCAAAGCACACACCTCGCCCAAATACCTGTACGACGAATTGGGCTCCAAACTGTTCGAAGCAATTACCTGCATACCCGAGTACTACCCCACCCGGACCGAAGCGCTGATTTTTGCCAGCCACGGGCATGACATGGCTAGGCAGGTGCCCAAGGGCTCGGTGTTCATCGACCTGGGAGCTGGCAATTGCGAGAAAGCGGCCAGACTTTTTAATGTATTCCACCCGGCACGTTATGTGGCCGTGGACATTTCCGTGGACTTTTTAAAAGGCTCACTGGAATGCCTGCAACGGCAATTTCCTGAACTGGAAATGGCGGGTGTGGGCCTCGATTTCTCCAGCGAACTGAACCTGCCCGCTGGTCTGGCCCTGAACCCCTCGCAACCGCGAATCATGTTTTACCCGGGTTCCAGCATTGGCAACTTCACACCCGAGGAAGCACTGCTGTTTTTAAAACAGGTGCATGCGGTATGTGCCACGGCCACAGGGGGTGGCCTGCTGATTGGGGTCGACCTGGTAAAAAGCAAATCTGTGCTTGAAGCCGCCTACGACGACGCCTTGGGCGTAACCGCTGCATTTAACCGCAACATGTTGCTGCACTTCAATACGCTGGCTGGCACCAACTTCCAACTGGAAGACTGGAAACACATAGGCCTGTACAACACCGAACTGAACCGCATTGAAATGCACCTGGAAGCACTGCGGGATGTTGTGGTGACCTGGGAAGGTGGTGAACGCCAGTTTGTGGAAGGCGAGCGAATTCACACTGAGAATTCATACAAGTGGACGCTGACCGGGTTTGAGGATTTGCTGAAACGCGCAGGTTTTGGTGCTTGCAAGGCTTACACCGATCCCGAACAGAAGTTTGCGGTGTTTTGGGCGCAGGCTTGA
- the phnE gene encoding phosphonate ABC transporter, permease protein PhnE, whose amino-acid sequence MSNLQNTACPTKAPPVMKGGTAALLLGMLTLIIASFWTLNLKWGEFLSMEAFRSMGRFIAEFFPMDTQSAFLTKVGWGTLETLAMSLLGTALAAVAGLALAIPASKLHSNDKSRMRTPTRWVLNALRSIPELVWAALLLISAGLGPFAGTLALAFHTTGVLGRLFAESIENAPPEPADALRTQGIGNLKVFYFTTLPQVLPQLMSYTLYRWENNIRAAAVLGVVGAGGLGQLLSFHMGLFQMGKTATILAAMLLLVAIVDSMSYHLRRTLTR is encoded by the coding sequence ATGAGCAATTTGCAAAATACCGCCTGCCCCACCAAGGCACCACCAGTGATGAAAGGCGGCACAGCCGCTTTGCTGCTGGGCATGCTTACCCTGATCATTGCCAGTTTCTGGACACTGAACCTGAAATGGGGTGAATTTTTATCCATGGAAGCGTTTCGATCCATGGGTCGATTCATCGCCGAATTTTTCCCGATGGACACGCAGTCCGCTTTTCTGACCAAAGTTGGCTGGGGCACACTTGAAACATTGGCCATGTCGCTGTTGGGTACCGCACTGGCTGCAGTGGCTGGCCTTGCTTTGGCCATACCCGCAAGCAAGCTGCACAGCAATGACAAAAGCCGCATGCGCACACCCACGCGTTGGGTGCTGAATGCCTTGCGCTCAATTCCCGAGTTGGTGTGGGCCGCGCTGCTGCTGATTTCTGCGGGCCTGGGTCCTTTTGCAGGCACGCTGGCGCTGGCCTTTCACACCACGGGTGTGCTGGGCAGGCTGTTTGCTGAATCGATTGAAAATGCACCACCCGAACCTGCGGACGCGTTGCGCACGCAGGGCATTGGCAACTTGAAAGTATTTTATTTCACCACCTTGCCGCAAGTACTGCCTCAACTGATGAGCTACACCCTGTACCGCTGGGAAAACAACATTCGCGCAGCTGCGGTGTTGGGCGTGGTAGGTGCCGGCGGTTTGGGGCAATTGTTGTCGTTCCACATGGGCTTGTTCCAGATGGGCAAAACCGCCACCATTCTGGCAGCCATGTTGCTCTTGGTCGCAATTGTGGACAGCATGAGCTACCACCTGCGCCGCACCTTGACCCGATGA
- a CDS encoding PhnE/PtxC family ABC transporter permease yields the protein MNSLHLPVHNPRFDVPARDPAWHQRLFWIIFTFLLLWPLTEATEFRPSVLFEAENMKISAEFIGSFFPPVLEPDLLARILRETWKTVAIATAGMVLALIIAFPLTILSTRVLSVSAISGKMGALPFAIRQAIRWTLIVLRSIPELVWALVFVRVVGLGPTAGVLAIALTYGGMLGKVYGEILESGETTPTETLLRNGTGRLQAFFYGLLPQNVMELTSYTVYRWECAIRSSVVLGFVGAGGLGQELDNSMKMFNGGEVSTMLIVFILLVALADAVSAFFRKRLV from the coding sequence ATGAACAGCCTGCACTTGCCAGTACACAATCCGCGTTTTGACGTGCCGGCACGCGACCCGGCGTGGCATCAACGGCTGTTCTGGATCATCTTTACGTTTCTGCTGCTGTGGCCCCTGACAGAGGCCACGGAATTTCGACCTTCGGTTTTGTTTGAAGCCGAGAACATGAAAATCAGCGCCGAGTTCATTGGCAGCTTTTTTCCACCTGTACTAGAACCCGATTTGCTCGCCCGAATTCTGCGCGAAACCTGGAAAACCGTTGCCATTGCAACGGCCGGCATGGTGCTGGCCCTGATCATTGCTTTCCCGCTCACCATTTTGTCCACCCGGGTTTTGTCGGTGTCCGCCATCTCGGGAAAAATGGGTGCCTTGCCCTTTGCCATTCGGCAGGCCATTCGCTGGACACTGATTGTTCTTCGCAGCATTCCCGAACTGGTTTGGGCACTGGTGTTTGTTCGCGTGGTGGGTCTTGGCCCCACCGCAGGCGTATTGGCCATTGCGCTTACCTACGGTGGCATGCTGGGCAAGGTGTATGGTGAAATTCTGGAAAGTGGTGAAACAACGCCAACAGAGACATTGCTGAGAAACGGCACCGGGCGCTTACAGGCATTCTTCTACGGCCTGCTGCCCCAGAACGTGATGGAGCTGACCTCCTATACCGTGTACCGCTGGGAGTGTGCCATTCGATCCTCGGTTGTACTGGGCTTTGTGGGTGCTGGCGGCCTGGGTCAGGAACTCGACAACTCCATGAAAATGTTCAATGGGGGTGAAGTGTCGACCATGCTGATTGTGTTTATTCTGCTGGTGGCTTTGGCCGATGCGGTCAGCGCGTTTTTCCGGAAACGACTGGTATGA
- a CDS encoding phosphonate ABC transporter ATP-binding protein yields MKLQIQDIDACHPSAPSSSVPAIKKMSLQVGSGEQIALIGPSGAGKTTLLQVLSCTLKPLHGKVALNDQSPWALSKRNLQKLRGQLIVAPQVPPLPPRQRVITSVLAGRLPAMNLAQSIKSLFYPVDIPAAHQALSKLDLPEKIFERVDRLSGGERQRVGLARLFVSPAKLWLVDEPLSALDPTRARLAMSALTETARENGITLVCTLHQVDMALAFFNRIVGLRHGQIEFDLPTEQVTPAMLKSLYSQYEHELLGQQDRELIEKQFERVTPAVVVNNCR; encoded by the coding sequence GTGAAGCTTCAAATTCAGGACATCGATGCCTGCCATCCCTCCGCCCCTTCCAGCAGCGTACCGGCGATCAAAAAAATGTCGCTGCAAGTTGGCAGTGGAGAACAAATCGCCCTGATCGGCCCGTCGGGCGCAGGCAAAACCACGCTGCTTCAGGTGCTGTCATGCACCCTGAAACCCTTGCATGGCAAAGTTGCCTTAAACGATCAAAGCCCTTGGGCTTTAAGCAAGCGCAATTTGCAAAAACTGCGTGGCCAGTTGATTGTTGCACCCCAGGTGCCACCGCTGCCACCAAGGCAGCGTGTGATTACCTCGGTGTTGGCCGGGCGTTTGCCGGCCATGAACCTGGCACAAAGCATCAAATCACTGTTTTACCCGGTTGACATCCCGGCTGCGCACCAAGCGCTGAGCAAGCTTGACTTGCCCGAGAAAATTTTTGAACGCGTTGACAGGCTTTCCGGTGGTGAACGCCAGCGTGTTGGCCTGGCCCGCTTGTTCGTATCCCCTGCCAAACTCTGGCTGGTGGACGAACCCTTGTCAGCACTTGACCCCACGCGGGCCAGGCTGGCCATGTCGGCACTCACCGAAACAGCACGCGAAAACGGCATTACCTTGGTGTGCACCTTGCACCAGGTAGACATGGCTTTGGCATTTTTTAACCGGATTGTGGGCCTGCGCCACGGTCAAATCGAGTTTGACCTGCCCACCGAGCAAGTAACTCCTGCCATGTTGAAATCCCTGTACTCCCAATACGAGCACGAACTTCTGGGCCAACAAGACCGTGAATTGATCGAGAAACAATTCGAGCGTGTAACGCCGGCAGTTGTGGTCAACAATTGCCGATGA